The genomic stretch GAGGGCAGATCCAGGTCGGTGAGCTGCTCACCTTCGGCGAAGACGAGCGCCTGTTCGATGACGTTCTCCAGCTCGCGCACGTTGCCGGGCCACGCGTGGCGGGCCAGGGCACGCAGCGCGCTGTCGTCCAAGCCCATCACACGCCGGTTCACGCGCATGGCGTGCTTGGCCACGAAGTGCCGGGCCAGCAGGGAGATGTCCTCGGGCCGCTCGCGCAGGGGCGGCAGCACCACAGGAACGATGTGCAGGCGGTAGTAGAGGTCCTCGCGGAAGCGCCCGGCCTTCACCTCGGCCTGGAGGTCCCGGTGGGTGGCGCTCACCACGCGCACGTCCACCTTGAACGTGTCCTCTCCGCCCACGCGCTGGATTTCCTTCTCCTGGAGCACGCGCAAGAGCTTCGTCTGCACGGAGGCGGGAATCTCGCCAATCTCGTCCAGGAACAGCGTGCCGCCGTCGGCCAGCTCGAAGCGCCCCAGCTTGCGCTTCACCGCGCCGGTGAAGGCGCCGCGCTCGTGGCCGAACATCTCGCTCTCCAGCAGTGTCTCCGCCAGCGCCGCGCAGTGCACGACGATGAAGGGGCCGTCACGGCGCGGGGAGCGCTGGTGGAGCATGCGGGCCACCAGCTCCTTGCCGGTGCCGCTCTCTCCGCGCACCAGCACCGTGGCGTCGCTCTGCGCCACCTTGAGCACCTGGGACACCAGCCGCTGCATGGGCTCGCTGTCGCCCACCAGGCTGCCGTGCGTGAGGGCCGCGTCCGTGTCGTGCGCGGCGGTGCGCGCCGTCAGCCGCTCCACCTGCTTGCGCGTGGAGGCCAGCTCCAGCCCCTTGTCCACCTTGGCGCGCAGCACCTCGGGCGGGAAGGGCTTGGTGATGAAGTCGTAGGCGCCTTGCTGCATCGCCTGCACCGCGGTCTCGATGGTGCCGAAGGCCGTCACCACCATGACGACGGCGCCAGCATCCAGCGCCTTGAGGGACTTCGTCACCTCGATGCCGTCCATGCCGTCCATCTTCAGGTCGGTGACGACCAGGTCGAACGGCGCCTTGCGGTAGGCGGCCAGTCCGTCCTGCCCACTGCGCACCGCGGACACGGTGTGGCCCGCCCGAGTGAGGGTGACAGCCATCCCTTCACGCAGCGTGTCGTGGTCGTCGATGACGAGGATTCGCGCCATGGCGTGAGTCGATTCTCCCTGCAACCCGAGGCCGGCCGCCTCCTGGGGCCGCCGCATGAGAGCACATCCGGACCGGCTCGCTCCACCGGCTCAGGAGGTTGTCACATGTCACGGGCGTGCGAAGGTGCTGGCGCCGCCTGGCCGGGAGCAGTACGGGGAGGCATGGAATCCGAAGTTTCTTCCGCCGCGTCCCTCCAGGCCCTGCTCGAGCGCCACGTTCCCGAGGACGTGAAGGAGCGCGAGGACCTGGAGCGCATGCTCCACTTCGCCTGTTCCCTGGCACGGCCCTTCTCCCGCGAGCAGTTGGAGGCCCACTTCACGGGCAGCGCGGTGGTGGTGGACCCAGAGGGCGCGCGTGTCGTCCTGTTGCATCACCGCAAGCTCCAGCGCTGGCTACAACCCGGAGGACACGCGGATGTCACGGACGCGGGCCACATGGAGGCCACGGCGCTGCGTGAAGCCCGTGAGGAGACGGGATGCTGCGTGTCCCTGCACCCGGCCGCGCCCCGGCCGCTGGATGTGGACATCCACACCATCCCCGCGCGCCGCGACGAGCCGGAGCACCACCACCTGGACGTGCGCTTCCTCGTGGTGGCGGAGAACCCCGACGCCCTGGTGCATGACCCGGCGGAATCCTTCGGTGTGCGGTGGCTCACCTGGGACGAAGCCATGACGCATGCGGACGAAGCGCCCCTGCGCCGGATGTTGGAGAAGGCCCGGCGCGTGGTGGCCTCCGCGCCCTGAAGCGCTTGAAAGCGGAAGCGCGCACGGCCTCGCGGTCAGGGGCACTGTGGCTTCGCGGACCGAGCGCGCGCGCCCGCACCCGGATTTGAAACAAAATACGGAAAACATGGCCTGATTGCCTTTGGGCCGGTGGTGCCGCTGGAAAGCGATTGCAACCATGCCGTCCTGCTTGGGCGGGTGAGGGAGGCCATGCCGGCCTGTCACCTGTCAGGAAGCCAGGAGCCGTGCCCATGTCGTCCGCCGCGCCCCACCGTTACAGCCCCCCTGTGCTCACGCCCACCGCGCACCCTCACTGGCTGGAGTCGATGCTGGAGTCCCTGCGCGACGAGTGGAGCGCGGCCTGCTGGCCTCCGTTGTTCCGCGCGACGGCTGACGGCCAGCGTCCACCGCTGCGTCACTGGCGGCGGGTGCTGTCCCACTTCTTCCTCATCGTCGAGTCCTTCCCCAAGTACATGGGCCTGTCGCTGGCAAAGACGACCTACGGCCAGCGTCCCGGCGACGCGAGCGCCCGTCGCTGGCTGCTGCAGAACCTGGGCGTGGAGGCGAAGCACGCCGAGTGGTTCATCGACTGGATGCGCGGCATTGGCCTGGCGCCGGAAGATGTCTTCACCCAGCGTCCCCTGCCGGAGGTGCGAGCGCTGCATGAGTTCCTGCTCGACACCTGCGCGCACGGGACACTGGCCGAAGGCGTGGCCGCGTCCAACTGGGCGGTGGAAGGCATCACCGGCGTGTGGACGCGGGAGGTGGTGGAGCCCTTCCGCGCCTATGCCGCGGACGGCGCGCGCATCGACGCGCATTCGATGATGTGGCTCAAGGTGCACGCGCGCTACGACGACCAGCACCCGGAGGAGGCGCTGGAAATCATCAAGCTGTCCACCGACGCGGGCACCGGTGAGCCCTTCCGCGTCCAGGCCGCGGCCAGGAAGTCGCTGCAGATGTATGCCGCCGCGCTCCACG from Myxococcus xanthus encodes the following:
- a CDS encoding sigma-54-dependent transcriptional regulator — protein: MARILVIDDHDTLREGMAVTLTRAGHTVSAVRSGQDGLAAYRKAPFDLVVTDLKMDGMDGIEVTKSLKALDAGAVVMVVTAFGTIETAVQAMQQGAYDFITKPFPPEVLRAKVDKGLELASTRKQVERLTARTAAHDTDAALTHGSLVGDSEPMQRLVSQVLKVAQSDATVLVRGESGTGKELVARMLHQRSPRRDGPFIVVHCAALAETLLESEMFGHERGAFTGAVKRKLGRFELADGGTLFLDEIGEIPASVQTKLLRVLQEKEIQRVGGEDTFKVDVRVVSATHRDLQAEVKAGRFREDLYYRLHIVPVVLPPLRERPEDISLLARHFVAKHAMRVNRRVMGLDDSALRALARHAWPGNVRELENVIEQALVFAEGEQLTDLDLPSHLTASSTPRVEAGLPVLQGDRPLPDILEDLERQLIARAYEKASGVKTETARLLGIKTSALYYKLEKYGFLPKGTPPEES
- a CDS encoding NUDIX hydrolase, whose protein sequence is MESEVSSAASLQALLERHVPEDVKEREDLERMLHFACSLARPFSREQLEAHFTGSAVVVDPEGARVVLLHHRKLQRWLQPGGHADVTDAGHMEATALREAREETGCCVSLHPAAPRPLDVDIHTIPARRDEPEHHHLDVRFLVVAENPDALVHDPAESFGVRWLTWDEAMTHADEAPLRRMLEKARRVVASAP
- a CDS encoding TenA family transcriptional regulator, with amino-acid sequence MSSAAPHRYSPPVLTPTAHPHWLESMLESLRDEWSAACWPPLFRATADGQRPPLRHWRRVLSHFFLIVESFPKYMGLSLAKTTYGQRPGDASARRWLLQNLGVEAKHAEWFIDWMRGIGLAPEDVFTQRPLPEVRALHEFLLDTCAHGTLAEGVAASNWAVEGITGVWTREVVEPFRAYAADGARIDAHSMMWLKVHARYDDQHPEEALEIIKLSTDAGTGEPFRVQAAARKSLQMYAAALHACCND